The DNA segment GAGGGGGGTGCGCCCAACGTGGTGCAACGTCAGCCGGTGAAAGAGCCGGTCCAGACCGGATTAAAGGCGATCGACGCCATGATTCCGATCGGGCGGGGACAGCGCGAATTGATTATCGGGGACCGTCAGACGGGCAAAACGGCTCTGGCGCTCGATACGATTATAAATCAGAAGGGCGGGGATATTCACTGCATCTATGTGGCGATCGGGCAGAAGGCCTCGACGGTGGCCAAAGTGGTGAAGACCCTGACCGATTTCGGGGCGATGGATTACACGACGGTGGTAGCGGCCAATGCCTCGGACCCGGCGCCGATGCAGTTTATTGCACCGTACGCCGGTTGCGCCATAGGAGAAGAATTTCTTTACACCGGGCGGCATGTGGTCGTGATTTATGACGACTTATCCAAGCATGCCCAGGCGTACCGTCAGCTGTCGCTTCTTTTGAGACGGCCGCCGGGACGGGAAGCGTATCCCGGAGATATTTTCTATCTGCATTCTCGTCTGTTGGAAAGAGCGGCTAAACTTAAAGACGATCTGGGCGGGGGTTCCTTGACGGCACTGCCGATAATCGAGACGCAGGCGGGGGATGTTTCGGCCTATATTCCGACCAATGTCATTTCGATTACCGACGGGCAGATATTTCTGGAATCGGATTTGTTTTTCTCCGGGGTGAGACCGGCAATCAATGTCGGTATTTCGGTTTCCCGTGTCGGAGGAAATGCCCAAACCAAGGCGATGAAGAAAGTGGCCGGATCGCTGAGATTGGATCTGGCGCAGTACCGGGAACTGGCGGCGTTCGCGCAGTTCGGTTCCGATCTCGATGAGGCGACGCAGAAGCAGTTGACGCGCGGTTCCAGGATGGTGGAGGTTTTGAAGCAGTTGCAGTATGTGCCGATGAAACTGGCGCATCAGGTGATGATTATCTGGACGGGGGTCAACGGCTACCTGGACAGTCTGGCCAATGACAAAATTGCGGCGTTCGAAAAGGGATTTTTCGAATTTTGCAAAGAGAAATTTCCGGATATCGAGCATGCCATAACGAAGGAGAAGGTCCTCTCACCCGAGACGGAGGCGAAGTTGAAGCAGGCGACGGAACAATTTAAGGAGAAGTTCACCGGGAAATAGCGGTCATGCCGAATCTTCGCGATGTAAAAAAAAGAATTCGCTCGGTTATATCGACGCGCCAGATAACGAAGGCGATGGAGATGGTGTCGGCGGCCAAATTGCGTCGGGCCCAGTCCCGGGTGATGCAGGTGCGGCCGTATTCGGAAAAAATGACGCAGATTCTGGAATCGCTGGCGGCGGCATCATCGGGGGAACTGTCTCATCCCTATTTTGAGAAGCGCGAGGTGAAGAAGCAGACGCTGGTTTTGATGACCTCGGACCGCGGCATGTGCGGTTCGTTCAACGCCAATTTGATCCGGCGCGCCCAGGAATGGCTGGAGGGGAAAGACAAGAACAAAGTGGAACTGGTTCTTATCGGGAAGAAGGGGTACGATTTTTATAAGCGCCGGGAATGGCCAATCGCGGAAAAATTTCTGGACTGGTCGGGGAATCTCGATTACGGGCGGACGCGCGATATCGTGGAGTTTCTGACGGGGCGGTTTCTGAAGAACGAGACTGATGAAATAGTCATCATATATACCATGTTTCTTTCGACAGTTAAGTATAAAATAACGACGGTACGGTACCTGCCTGTGGAAAAGCCGAAAGTGGATGATAGCAAGCAGGGCCGGATTGAATATATATTTGAGCCCTCGCCGGAGAGCATTTTTACGGAGCTTCTGCCGCGCTACGCTTTGACAAAGATGATGACGTCGCTGGCGGATTCATTCGCGTCGGAGCACGGCACGAGAATGATAGCGATGGGGGCGGCGACGAAGAATGCCGGCGAGATGATCGACACCCTGACGTTGCAGTACAACAAGGCCCGCCAGGCGGCGATTACGAAGGAACTTCTGGAGATCGTGTCCGGAGCCGAGGCGCTTACGAGTTAGAAAAAAATGTTGATTTTCATATATGGAGAATGATATGGCCGAGAATATCGGAAAAGTTGTTCAGGTGATTGGTCCTACGGTTGACTGCGAATTCGACGCCGACAATTTGCCGACCATTCTTAACGCGATTAAGATCGAAGACAAGGAAAAGAATATAAATTTGACGGTAGAAGCCTCGATGCATATCGGGGACAATGTTGTCCGGTGTGTCGCGATGGCCTCGACCGACGGTCTGGTTCGGGGAATGAAGGCGGTCGATACCGGCCAGCCGATATCGGTGCCGGTGGGAAAAGAGGCGCTGGGGCGGGTGTTCAATCTGCTGGGCGAGCCGATCGACGAGCGCGGGCCGATACCGGCCAACATGAAGCGCTACCCGATTCATCGTCCGGCCCCGTCATTCGAGGAGCAGGACACGGCGACGAAGATGTTCGAGACTGGGATCAAGGTGGTTGACCTGCTGGAGCCGTACCCCAAGGGGGGTAAAGTCGGTCTATTCGGCGGCGCCGGGGTGGGGAAGACGGTACTTATTCAGGAGTTGATACGCAATATCGCGACGGAACATGGCGGATACTCGGTATTTTGCGGGGTGGGGGAAAGAACGCGCGAGGGGAACGATCTCTGGATAGAGATGAACCAGTCGGGAGTTATCGCCAAAACGGTGATGGTGTTCGGACAGATGAACGAACCGCCGGGAGCGCGGTTGAGAGTCGGGCTTTCGGGGCTTTCGGTGGCGGAATATTTCCGCGATGAAGAGCATCAGGACGTGCTGGTGTTTATCGACAATATTTTCCGATTTGTACAGGCCGGTTCGGAAGTGTCGGCGCTTCTGGGGAGAATGCCGTCGGCGGTAGGTTATCAGCCGACCCTGGGGACGGAAATGGGAGCGCTACAGGAAAGAATTACATCGACCACGGCCGGCTCGATTACGTCGGTACAGGCGATATATGTTCCGGCCGACGACCTGACCGATCCGGCTCCGGCGACGACGTTTTCGCATCTCGATGCGACGACGGTGCTGTCGCGGCAGATTTCGGAGTTGGGGATTTATCCGGCGGTCGATCCGCTGGCGTCGACATCACGGCTTCTGGATCCTAATGTGGTCGGCGACGAGCATTATCGGGTGGCCCGCACGGTGCAACAGGTATTGCAGAGATATAAAGACCTTCAGGATATTATCGCCATTTTGGGGATCGATGAGTTGTCGGAAGATGATAAATTAATCGTGAGCCGGGCGCGCAAGATTCAGAAGTTTCTGTCGCAGCCGTTTTTCGTGGCGCAGGAATTCACGGGCCGACCGGGCAAGTATGTAAAAATCGATGATACAATAAAGGCTTTCGGACGCCTGGTGGCCGGGGAGTTGGATGAAATTCCGGAGCAGGCGTTCTATATGGCGGGCGGACTGGACGAGGTTTTCGCCAATTACGAGAAATCAAAATAGCGGTTAGATATGTTTACTCTTTCAGTAGTGACACCGGAGAAGATTTTCTTCGAAGGAGAGGTGGCTTCGATCGTGG comes from the Candidatus Zixiibacteriota bacterium genome and includes:
- the atpA gene encoding F1 sector of membrane-bound ATP synthase, alpha subunit (Evidence 2a : Function from experimental evidences in other organisms; PubMedId : 10570135, 2868922, 2903146, 6272228, 6277310, 6278247, 6301339, 6395859, 9298646; Product type e : enzyme): MGLNPEEVSSIIKKEVERYETKLEMESVGTVLQVGDGIARIWGLDDVMMSELIQFPNDIIGIVLNLEEDSVGAAIFGSVINVKEGDTVRRTGRVAQVPVGDALIGRVVNPLGQPLDGKGPIVTDKYRVLEGGAPNVVQRQPVKEPVQTGLKAIDAMIPIGRGQRELIIGDRQTGKTALALDTIINQKGGDIHCIYVAIGQKASTVAKVVKTLTDFGAMDYTTVVAANASDPAPMQFIAPYAGCAIGEEFLYTGRHVVVIYDDLSKHAQAYRQLSLLLRRPPGREAYPGDIFYLHSRLLERAAKLKDDLGGGSLTALPIIETQAGDVSAYIPTNVISITDGQIFLESDLFFSGVRPAINVGISVSRVGGNAQTKAMKKVAGSLRLDLAQYRELAAFAQFGSDLDEATQKQLTRGSRMVEVLKQLQYVPMKLAHQVMIIWTGVNGYLDSLANDKIAAFEKGFFEFCKEKFPDIEHAITKEKVLSPETEAKLKQATEQFKEKFTGK
- the atpG gene encoding ATP synthase gamma chain translates to MPNLRDVKKRIRSVISTRQITKAMEMVSAAKLRRAQSRVMQVRPYSEKMTQILESLAAASSGELSHPYFEKREVKKQTLVLMTSDRGMCGSFNANLIRRAQEWLEGKDKNKVELVLIGKKGYDFYKRREWPIAEKFLDWSGNLDYGRTRDIVEFLTGRFLKNETDEIVIIYTMFLSTVKYKITTVRYLPVEKPKVDDSKQGRIEYIFEPSPESIFTELLPRYALTKMMTSLADSFASEHGTRMIAMGAATKNAGEMIDTLTLQYNKARQAAITKELLEIVSGAEALTS
- the atpD gene encoding membrane-bound ATP synthase, F1 sector, beta-subunit (Evidence 2a : Function from experimental evidences in other organisms; Product type e : enzyme) is translated as MAENIGKVVQVIGPTVDCEFDADNLPTILNAIKIEDKEKNINLTVEASMHIGDNVVRCVAMASTDGLVRGMKAVDTGQPISVPVGKEALGRVFNLLGEPIDERGPIPANMKRYPIHRPAPSFEEQDTATKMFETGIKVVDLLEPYPKGGKVGLFGGAGVGKTVLIQELIRNIATEHGGYSVFCGVGERTREGNDLWIEMNQSGVIAKTVMVFGQMNEPPGARLRVGLSGLSVAEYFRDEEHQDVLVFIDNIFRFVQAGSEVSALLGRMPSAVGYQPTLGTEMGALQERITSTTAGSITSVQAIYVPADDLTDPAPATTFSHLDATTVLSRQISELGIYPAVDPLASTSRLLDPNVVGDEHYRVARTVQQVLQRYKDLQDIIAILGIDELSEDDKLIVSRARKIQKFLSQPFFVAQEFTGRPGKYVKIDDTIKAFGRLVAGELDEIPEQAFYMAGGLDEVFANYEKSK